In a single window of the Thermotoga sp. KOL6 genome:
- a CDS encoding ABC transporter substrate-binding protein, which translates to MKKCVITLFLLIAVVFFGVKLLNPFGPALIPVLPIMEGKIPYDVQVEIWKNPEEAVAKLVSGEADFAILPVTVGANLYAKGVRIRLVGVHEWKVFYLVAASDVSFEGWESLRGKEVYTPHGRGQTVDVLMRYFLTKAGLEPDKDVKILYAPPQEIVVLFKSGKIKYAALPEPFVTLCLDKGRVVFDFQKEWGREIGVPDRIPIAGLFAMEGISKETIETVEKALVSSLEWMKENLEETVRLSSEKLGMPYNVLKSSLERMVFYYVPIEDCKKEVSIFLEKLNELYPEGLQKVPDEGFYEE; encoded by the coding sequence GTGAAAAAGTGTGTTATCACACTCTTTCTTTTGATCGCTGTGGTGTTCTTTGGAGTAAAACTTCTCAATCCATTTGGGCCGGCTTTGATACCAGTTCTTCCCATAATGGAAGGGAAGATTCCATATGATGTACAGGTTGAAATATGGAAAAACCCTGAAGAAGCGGTTGCTAAGCTCGTATCTGGAGAAGCAGATTTTGCCATTCTTCCTGTAACGGTCGGTGCAAATCTTTACGCCAAGGGTGTGAGAATTCGACTGGTGGGTGTTCACGAGTGGAAAGTCTTTTATCTCGTAGCTGCCAGTGACGTCTCTTTCGAGGGTTGGGAAAGTCTTCGAGGGAAAGAGGTTTACACTCCCCATGGGAGAGGCCAAACGGTGGATGTTTTGATGAGATACTTCCTCACGAAAGCGGGTTTGGAGCCAGATAAGGATGTGAAGATACTATACGCACCACCTCAAGAGATAGTTGTTCTTTTCAAATCGGGAAAGATAAAGTACGCAGCTCTTCCTGAACCTTTCGTTACCTTGTGTTTGGACAAAGGAAGAGTGGTTTTCGACTTCCAGAAAGAGTGGGGTCGAGAGATAGGAGTTCCCGATAGAATCCCGATTGCTGGCCTTTTCGCAATGGAAGGAATAAGTAAAGAAACAATTGAAACGGTAGAAAAAGCCCTCGTTTCATCGCTCGAGTGGATGAAAGAGAATCTCGAAGAAACCGTTCGACTTTCTTCAGAAAAATTAGGAATGCCGTACAACGTTCTCAAATCTTCTCTTGAAAGAATGGTTTTCTATTATGTTCCGATTGAAGATTGTAAAAAGGAAGTCTCTATCTTCCTTGAAAAATTGAACGAGCTTTATCCGGAAGGCTTACAAAAAGTCCCTGACGAAGGTTTCTATGAAGAATGA
- a CDS encoding ABC transporter permease has protein sequence MKLILGILFVLVLWQILHFLFPSSLLLPSPVETLRVFLEIMNERTLMALLSTVWKGIVSTGLVVLIGLPIGFLMGINDRVYEILRPLVTVVQAVPVVSWLAIVVFLWGIGWQGPVVISFLSLLPVAVFTTVSGVRSVDKKLIEVMRVYKVSRLVVLKEVYLGSLWPFILSILEVSSGNIWKAVIMAEYLCGDRGIGVLISWARQYVDVPRVYALTILAVVLGITSERIVKIFTGKVWRKWRVS, from the coding sequence ATGAAGCTGATTTTAGGTATTCTTTTTGTCCTTGTCTTGTGGCAAATTTTACATTTTCTTTTTCCCTCTTCTCTTCTTCTGCCGAGTCCCGTTGAAACGCTCCGTGTATTTCTTGAAATAATGAACGAGAGAACGTTAATGGCGCTTTTGAGTACAGTGTGGAAAGGAATTGTTTCAACGGGGCTTGTTGTTCTTATTGGACTTCCTATCGGATTTCTCATGGGAATAAATGACAGAGTATACGAGATATTGCGTCCTCTTGTAACTGTGGTTCAAGCCGTTCCCGTTGTATCTTGGCTTGCGATAGTAGTGTTCCTGTGGGGTATAGGATGGCAAGGGCCCGTTGTGATTTCGTTCCTCTCGCTCCTCCCTGTAGCTGTTTTCACAACAGTTTCCGGTGTTAGAAGTGTGGATAAGAAGCTCATCGAAGTAATGAGAGTGTATAAGGTTTCCCGACTCGTTGTTTTGAAAGAGGTCTACCTCGGCTCTCTTTGGCCTTTCATTCTTTCTATACTGGAGGTATCTTCCGGGAATATTTGGAAAGCTGTTATCATGGCAGAATATCTTTGCGGAGACAGAGGAATTGGTGTTCTGATATCTTGGGCAAGACAGTACGTGGACGTACCTCGTGTGTACGCTCTTACGATATTGGCAGTTGTACTCGGGATTACCTCTGAAAGAATAGTAAAGATATTCACAGGAAAGGTCTGGCGAAAATGGCGAGTATCTTAA
- a CDS encoding ABC transporter ATP-binding protein: MASILKVNDLYKDFRGVPVIEKWSFEVRKGERMALLGPSGCGKTTFLRIVAGLENFQGRVEVLAKRLGYVFQEPRLIPWKTIEENLKIVGYGQDRISFYLERLGLKGYESYYPWQLSEGMKQRVNFIRALLVEPDLLLLDEPFDALDLKMKIHVMDLLLEMWRKKENTILFVTHNVKEAAFLANRILLLSGRPSRIVDAFRIEKQVGSFLDDKLFEIEREVVERILNLLR; the protein is encoded by the coding sequence ATGGCGAGTATCTTAAAGGTGAACGATCTGTACAAGGATTTTAGGGGAGTACCAGTGATAGAGAAGTGGAGTTTTGAAGTGAGGAAGGGAGAAAGAATGGCCCTTCTTGGACCCTCAGGTTGTGGAAAAACCACGTTTCTTAGAATCGTGGCGGGATTGGAGAATTTTCAAGGAAGAGTAGAGGTCCTTGCAAAAAGATTAGGATACGTATTTCAAGAGCCTAGACTGATTCCATGGAAGACTATCGAAGAGAACCTCAAAATAGTAGGATATGGACAGGATAGAATATCTTTCTACCTTGAAAGATTGGGACTGAAAGGATATGAGAGTTATTACCCGTGGCAACTTAGCGAAGGAATGAAGCAAAGAGTGAACTTCATAAGAGCTTTGCTTGTGGAACCAGACTTGTTGCTATTGGATGAACCTTTTGATGCTTTGGATCTCAAGATGAAAATTCACGTGATGGATCTTCTACTCGAGATGTGGCGAAAAAAAGAAAATACCATCTTGTTCGTCACTCATAATGTGAAGGAAGCAGCTTTTCTTGCAAACAGGATCCTCCTTCTCTCTGGAAGACCTTCCAGAATTGTCGATGCATTCAGAATAGAGAAACAGGTGGGATCTTTTTTAGATGATAAATTGTTTGAGATAGAGAGAGAAGTGGTCGAGAGAATTCTCAACCTACTTCGATGA
- the recG gene encoding ATP-dependent DNA helicase RecG — protein MTILLEEFLGEIEQMLKKDQLNEKKIFQLLKELDDPLLESEDLQKKFEAFLDYVRKIPNLPETRKRYRTEKSCEMIEKLRRWYLIESVNCASREKVDLSTDVQYAKGVGPGRKKKLKKLEIETLKDLLEFFPRDYEDRRKIIKLNELVPGEKVTTQGKLSSVEKKKFQNMNMIIAVLSDGLVHVLLKWFNQDYLQNQLKQLIGKEVFVTGTVKANPYTGQFEIHNAEVLPREKETIRKILPIYRLTSGLSQKQMRKIFEENIPTLCCSLDETLPERILKKRNLLDIKNAYYGMHFPKTFYHLEKSRERLAYEELFKLQLAFWKIRKEREKHGGIPKKIEGKLAEEFVKSLPFELTKAQKRAHEEIRKDMISEKPMNRLLQGDVGSGKTVVAQLAMLDNYEAGFQTAFMVPTSILAIQHYRRTVESFSKFDIHVSLLIGATSPSEKEKIKSGLKNGQIDIVIGTHALIQEDVRFKNLGLVIIDEQHRFGVKQREALMNKGKMVDTLVMSATPIPRSMALAFYGDLDVTIIDEMPPGRKEVQTMLLTMDRVHEVYDFVRQEVLKGGQAFIVYPLIEESDKLNAKSAVEMYKYLSEEVFPEFRVGLMHGKLSQEEKDKVMLEFAERRYDILVSTTVIEVGIDVPNANVMVIENPERFGLAQLHQLRGRVGRGGQEAYCFLVVGDVGKEAMERLRFFAMNTDGFKIAEYDLKTRGPGEFFGVRQHGLSGFKVANLYTDLKLLEWAREDVQEINVEEIELPEEIKLIEVG, from the coding sequence CTGACAATTCTTCTTGAAGAATTTCTTGGTGAGATAGAGCAAATGTTGAAGAAAGATCAATTGAATGAGAAAAAAATTTTCCAGCTCCTGAAGGAGCTAGATGATCCTTTGTTGGAAAGTGAAGATTTACAGAAAAAATTCGAAGCATTTCTCGACTACGTGAGGAAAATCCCAAATCTTCCAGAAACGAGAAAAAGGTATAGAACGGAAAAATCGTGTGAGATGATAGAAAAACTCAGAAGATGGTATCTGATAGAAAGCGTAAATTGCGCTTCGCGCGAAAAGGTAGATCTTTCAACGGATGTTCAATACGCAAAAGGAGTGGGGCCTGGAAGAAAGAAAAAACTGAAAAAGCTCGAGATAGAAACTTTGAAAGATCTTCTTGAGTTCTTCCCAAGAGATTACGAAGACAGAAGAAAGATCATAAAATTAAATGAATTGGTACCCGGCGAAAAAGTAACGACCCAAGGAAAGCTTTCAAGTGTCGAAAAGAAAAAATTCCAAAACATGAATATGATCATCGCTGTTTTATCTGATGGTTTGGTTCACGTACTGTTGAAATGGTTCAACCAGGATTATCTTCAAAATCAACTGAAACAACTAATCGGAAAAGAGGTGTTCGTAACCGGCACGGTAAAAGCGAATCCCTACACAGGTCAATTCGAAATTCACAACGCCGAAGTACTCCCAAGGGAAAAAGAAACGATCAGAAAAATATTACCGATATATCGACTGACCTCTGGTCTCTCACAAAAACAGATGAGAAAAATTTTTGAGGAAAATATACCTACTCTCTGTTGCTCTTTAGATGAAACTCTCCCGGAAAGAATACTAAAAAAGAGAAATCTTCTCGATATAAAGAACGCCTACTATGGCATGCACTTTCCTAAAACCTTTTATCACCTTGAAAAATCTCGGGAAAGATTGGCTTATGAAGAGTTGTTCAAACTCCAACTTGCCTTCTGGAAAATAAGAAAGGAAAGGGAAAAACACGGTGGTATACCAAAGAAAATTGAAGGTAAACTCGCAGAAGAGTTTGTAAAGTCTCTTCCTTTTGAGTTAACCAAGGCACAGAAAAGAGCTCATGAAGAAATAAGAAAAGATATGATCTCAGAAAAACCCATGAACAGACTTTTACAAGGAGACGTGGGATCCGGGAAAACCGTAGTTGCCCAGCTTGCCATGTTGGATAACTATGAGGCAGGATTTCAGACGGCTTTTATGGTTCCTACATCCATTCTCGCGATTCAACATTACAGAAGAACCGTCGAAAGCTTTTCCAAGTTCGATATTCACGTATCTCTTCTCATTGGAGCAACCTCTCCCTCTGAGAAAGAAAAAATCAAATCTGGTCTGAAGAATGGTCAAATAGATATCGTGATAGGGACTCATGCTTTGATTCAGGAAGACGTACGCTTTAAAAATTTAGGTCTCGTTATTATTGATGAACAACATCGCTTTGGGGTAAAACAAAGAGAAGCCCTCATGAACAAAGGAAAAATGGTAGACACCCTTGTGATGAGTGCCACTCCCATTCCCCGAAGCATGGCTCTTGCTTTCTACGGTGATTTGGACGTCACCATAATAGATGAAATGCCACCCGGAAGGAAGGAAGTACAAACCATGCTCTTGACCATGGATAGGGTGCATGAAGTCTACGATTTTGTGAGGCAGGAAGTACTGAAAGGCGGACAGGCTTTTATTGTGTATCCTCTTATAGAGGAATCGGATAAGTTGAACGCAAAATCAGCTGTGGAAATGTACAAATACCTTTCAGAGGAAGTCTTTCCGGAGTTTCGAGTTGGTCTCATGCACGGGAAACTCTCTCAGGAAGAAAAAGACAAGGTTATGTTGGAGTTTGCAGAGAGAAGGTACGATATTTTAGTCTCAACCACAGTGATAGAGGTGGGGATCGATGTTCCGAATGCGAACGTAATGGTGATAGAAAACCCCGAAAGATTCGGGCTTGCTCAACTTCACCAACTCCGTGGGAGAGTAGGAAGGGGTGGACAAGAAGCTTATTGTTTTCTCGTGGTGGGTGATGTGGGAAAAGAGGCGATGGAAAGGTTAAGGTTCTTCGCTATGAATACAGACGGGTTCAAAATAGCTGAGTACGACTTGAAAACAAGAGGACCCGGAGAGTTTTTCGGAGTAAGACAACATGGTTTGAGTGGTTTCAAAGTGGCAAATCTGTACACCGACTTGAAACTTCTAGAATGGGCAAGAGAAGACGTTCAAGAGATCAATGTTGAGGAGATAGAGTTACCGGAAGAAATAAAGCTCATCGAAGTAGGTTGA
- the hpt gene encoding hypoxanthine phosphoribosyltransferase produces MIKVLIDEETLKKRVKELAQEIEDYYKDKTDTIHAVCILKGSIHFFSDLMLNIRNLNVKYSFIHVSSYQGTSSSGRIRVKSWIDESIHDEYVLLVEDIVDTGLTLQHIVRYLKKYKPKDFKIVSLIEKTVHDHGVPLDFVGFKMGDKFLVGYGLDIDEKYRNLPYIGYVE; encoded by the coding sequence ATGATAAAAGTACTGATAGATGAAGAAACTTTGAAAAAGAGAGTGAAAGAGCTCGCCCAAGAAATAGAAGATTACTACAAAGACAAAACAGATACCATACACGCTGTGTGTATTCTGAAGGGTTCAATCCACTTCTTTAGTGATCTAATGCTGAACATTAGAAATCTGAACGTGAAGTATTCGTTCATCCATGTTTCCAGTTACCAAGGAACCTCCTCTTCGGGAAGAATCAGAGTGAAATCTTGGATCGATGAATCTATTCACGATGAGTATGTTCTTCTTGTGGAAGATATTGTTGACACTGGATTGACACTTCAGCACATAGTTCGATACTTGAAGAAGTACAAACCCAAAGATTTTAAGATAGTGAGCCTCATTGAAAAAACAGTTCATGATCATGGAGTTCCACTAGATTTTGTTGGATTCAAGATGGGAGACAAATTCCTTGTCGGATACGGTCTCGACATAGACGAAAAATACCGAAATCTTCCGTACATAGGCTATGTGGAATAA
- a CDS encoding MBL fold metallo-hydrolase: MKITWFGHACFSLEIEGITIVTDPFDESVGYPIPNVTADVVTESHQHFDHNAHHLIKGNFRVINRPGIYTVNGVKIKGVETFHDQKHGKERGKNIVFVFEGEGLKVCHLGDLGHVLTPAQIREIGAVDILLVPVGGTYTIGPKEAKEVSEMLQAKVIIPMHYKTKYMKFNILPVDDFLKLFDSYERVGNVLEIFEKPTERKVVVMEVQE; encoded by the coding sequence ATGAAGATCACCTGGTTCGGACACGCATGTTTCTCGTTGGAAATAGAAGGAATAACGATTGTTACCGATCCATTCGACGAAAGCGTAGGTTATCCTATACCAAATGTAACAGCCGATGTGGTCACGGAAAGTCATCAACACTTTGATCACAACGCACATCATCTGATAAAGGGAAACTTCCGAGTGATAAACAGACCTGGAATCTACACGGTGAATGGAGTCAAAATAAAAGGTGTGGAGACATTCCATGACCAAAAACACGGAAAAGAGCGTGGAAAAAACATCGTTTTCGTCTTCGAAGGTGAAGGTTTGAAAGTTTGTCATCTCGGAGATCTAGGGCACGTGCTGACACCAGCTCAGATAAGAGAAATAGGGGCAGTCGACATTCTCTTGGTGCCCGTTGGTGGGACGTATACGATTGGCCCAAAAGAGGCAAAAGAGGTTTCTGAAATGTTGCAGGCAAAGGTTATCATTCCCATGCACTACAAAACGAAATATATGAAATTCAACATCCTCCCAGTGGACGATTTTCTGAAACTGTTCGACAGCTATGAGAGAGTAGGAAATGTTCTGGAGATTTTTGAAAAACCCACTGAAAGAAAAGTTGTCGTCATGGAGGTGCAGGAATGA
- the pyk gene encoding pyruvate kinase → MRNTKIICTVGPKTESYEMIGKMIDLGVNVFRINTSHGDWNEQEQKILKIKDLRVKKGKPVAIMIDLAGPKIRTGYLEKEFVELKEGQIFTLTTKEILGNENTVSVSLSTLPKDVKKGDTILLSDGEIVLEVLETTDTEVKTIVKVGGRITHRRGVNVPSADLSVESITDRDREFIKLGIVHDVEFFALSFVRRPEDVLKAKEEIKKHGKEIPIIAKIETKKALERLENIIKVSDAVMVARGDLGVEIPIEEVPIVQKEIIRLSKYHSKPVIVATQILESMIEHPYPTRAEVTDIANAIFDGTDALLLTAETAVGKHPLEAIKVLAKVAEEAEKKTEFFRTIDYNPDDISEAISYACWQLSNSLKAKLIVAPTISGSTAIRISKYNVSQPIVALTPEKKTYYRLSLVRKVIPILAENTSQELDFIEKGLKKIKEMGLAKEGDLVVLTSGVPGKVGTTNTVRVLKVE, encoded by the coding sequence ATGAGAAACACCAAGATAATCTGTACAGTCGGTCCAAAAACCGAAAGTTACGAAATGATAGGAAAGATGATAGATCTTGGGGTAAACGTGTTCAGGATAAATACTTCGCATGGTGACTGGAACGAGCAAGAACAGAAAATTCTCAAAATAAAAGATCTAAGGGTAAAAAAAGGCAAACCAGTTGCTATAATGATAGATCTTGCAGGTCCAAAGATCAGGACCGGTTATTTGGAAAAAGAGTTCGTAGAATTGAAGGAAGGCCAAATTTTCACACTTACGACAAAGGAAATTCTAGGAAATGAAAACACAGTATCAGTAAGTTTGAGCACTCTCCCAAAAGATGTAAAAAAGGGTGATACCATCCTTCTCAGCGATGGAGAAATAGTTCTTGAAGTTCTCGAAACAACGGACACTGAGGTAAAGACAATTGTGAAAGTTGGAGGGAGAATTACCCACAGAAGAGGTGTAAACGTTCCTTCCGCAGATCTTTCAGTGGAATCCATCACTGATAGAGACAGAGAGTTCATCAAACTTGGAATTGTACACGATGTGGAATTTTTCGCACTTTCCTTTGTCAGGAGACCAGAGGATGTTTTGAAAGCAAAAGAAGAGATAAAGAAACATGGAAAAGAGATCCCGATTATTGCTAAGATCGAAACGAAAAAAGCACTGGAAAGACTTGAAAACATCATCAAAGTGAGTGACGCTGTGATGGTTGCTCGTGGCGACCTTGGAGTAGAAATTCCTATTGAAGAAGTACCCATAGTTCAGAAAGAAATCATAAGGCTTTCGAAATACCACTCAAAGCCAGTCATAGTGGCTACCCAGATTCTCGAATCGATGATAGAACATCCTTATCCTACCAGAGCAGAAGTCACAGACATAGCGAACGCAATATTCGATGGGACAGATGCACTCCTTCTCACGGCAGAAACAGCGGTTGGTAAACATCCATTGGAGGCTATAAAGGTGTTAGCCAAAGTAGCGGAGGAAGCTGAAAAGAAGACTGAATTTTTCAGAACAATAGATTACAACCCAGACGACATCTCAGAAGCTATTTCGTACGCATGTTGGCAATTATCCAATTCCTTGAAAGCGAAGTTGATAGTTGCTCCCACGATATCTGGGAGCACTGCTATCAGAATTTCCAAGTACAACGTTTCACAACCTATTGTGGCCTTGACCCCAGAAAAAAAGACTTACTACAGATTGTCTCTCGTGAGGAAGGTTATACCCATTCTCGCTGAAAACACTTCGCAAGAATTGGACTTCATAGAGAAAGGTTTGAAGAAAATAAAAGAAATGGGATTAGCGAAAGAAGGAGATCTTGTAGTTCTCACTTCGGGAGTACCTGGGAAGGTGGGAACCACCAACACTGTGAGGGTGTTGAAGGTGGAATAG